One window of Bactrocera tryoni isolate S06 chromosome 2, CSIRO_BtryS06_freeze2, whole genome shotgun sequence genomic DNA carries:
- the LOC120768852 gene encoding gustatory and pheromone receptor 32a isoform X1: MHRIINMSSNKVKPSPIQRHHTGLNQFLRQPPTHNSIFKDMRITLCVLKATGLLPIYEEVSSYEVGPPTKPNIYYSFFIRGVVQTFTLFNLYNLITPGSAQLFYSYSDTDNVNKWIEYLLCMLSHSATVIICGRNSKLFIKILNEILKVDEDVFDRFRETLENKCAFSLKYIVGICICQWYLIVLRVLAVKDTLNVNSYIFLFIYAVQNAMATIFIVFTAALLRILKMRFAHINTTLKGYTYSEQHKLQRIPGRDRNVITMDSFPEDSLFIYRLHNKLLRIYRSINDCCSLILVAYMGYAFYTITTTTYNLFVQITTQRLSFNVLQTCFVWLAMHTCVLALLSKNCGQATDEANGTSQVLARVYGASKDHQNIVDKFLTKSIKQEVQFTAYGFFIIDNSTLFKIFSAVTTYLVILIQFKQLEDSKIEDDSS, encoded by the exons GATTATTAATATGTCGTCCAACAAAGTGAAGCCATCGCCAATACAGCGCCACCACACTGGCTTAAATCAATTCTTGCGGCAGCCACCAACACATAACTCTATTTTTAAGGACATGCGAATAACATTATGTGTTTTGAAGGCAACAGGTCTGTTACCTATCTACGAAGAGGTTTCTAGTTATGAAGTTGGACCACCTACAAAGCCAAacatttattattcatttttcaTTCGAGGGGTTGTACAAACCTTCACTTTATTCAACCTCTATAACCTGATAACACCTGGATCAGCACAACTGTTTTACTCCTACAGTGATACAGATAATGTGAATAAATGGATTGAGTATTTATTGTGTATGTTATCTCATTCAGCAACTGTTATAATTTGTGGTAGAAATTCAAAActgtttataaaaatcttaaatgaaatattgaaagTGGATGAAGATGTCTTCGACCGATTCCGAGAAACTCTGGAAAATAAATGTGCATTCTCACTAAAGTACATTGTGGGCATATGTATTTGCCAATGGTATTTAATCGTGTTACGCGTTTTAGCTGTTAAAGATACTCTTAACGTAAActcatatatttttctatttatctACGCCGTGCAAAATGCCATGGCAactattttcattgtttttacgGCGGCTTTATTAAGAATCCTAAAGATGCGTTTCGCTCACATAAACACAACCCTTAAAGGTTATACGTATAGCGAGCAACATAAGCTACAACGTATACCAGGACGAGATAGGAATGTAATTACAATGGATTCTTTTCCTGAGGattctttatttatataccGTCTGCACAATAAGTTGCTACGGATTTATCGTTCAATTAATGATTGTTGCAGCTTGATTTTGGTGGCATATATGGGTTATGCTTTCTACACTATAACAACTACTACCTATAATCTATTTGTTCAAATAACAACACAGCGCTTATCATTCAATGTGTTACAAACGTGCTTTGTGTGGCTAGCAATGCATACTTGCGTCTTGGCATTactgtcaaaaaattgtggGCAAGCCACAGATGag GCTAATGGTACTTCGCAAGTTTTGGCTCGTGTCTACGGCGCGTCTAAAGATCATCAAAATata GTGGAcaagtttttaacaaaaagtattAAGCAAGAGGTGCAATTCACTGCTTACGGATTTTTCATAATTGATAACTCCACACTTTTCAAA atCTTCTCAGCTGTAACAACTTACTTGGTTATTTTGATCCAGTTCAAACAATTGGAAGATTCAAAAATTGAAGATGACTCGAGTTAA
- the LOC120768852 gene encoding gustatory and pheromone receptor 32a isoform X2, which translates to MSSNKVKPSPIQRHHTGLNQFLRQPPTHNSIFKDMRITLCVLKATGLLPIYEEVSSYEVGPPTKPNIYYSFFIRGVVQTFTLFNLYNLITPGSAQLFYSYSDTDNVNKWIEYLLCMLSHSATVIICGRNSKLFIKILNEILKVDEDVFDRFRETLENKCAFSLKYIVGICICQWYLIVLRVLAVKDTLNVNSYIFLFIYAVQNAMATIFIVFTAALLRILKMRFAHINTTLKGYTYSEQHKLQRIPGRDRNVITMDSFPEDSLFIYRLHNKLLRIYRSINDCCSLILVAYMGYAFYTITTTTYNLFVQITTQRLSFNVLQTCFVWLAMHTCVLALLSKNCGQATDEANGTSQVLARVYGASKDHQNIVDKFLTKSIKQEVQFTAYGFFIIDNSTLFKIFSAVTTYLVILIQFKQLEDSKIEDDSS; encoded by the exons ATGTCGTCCAACAAAGTGAAGCCATCGCCAATACAGCGCCACCACACTGGCTTAAATCAATTCTTGCGGCAGCCACCAACACATAACTCTATTTTTAAGGACATGCGAATAACATTATGTGTTTTGAAGGCAACAGGTCTGTTACCTATCTACGAAGAGGTTTCTAGTTATGAAGTTGGACCACCTACAAAGCCAAacatttattattcatttttcaTTCGAGGGGTTGTACAAACCTTCACTTTATTCAACCTCTATAACCTGATAACACCTGGATCAGCACAACTGTTTTACTCCTACAGTGATACAGATAATGTGAATAAATGGATTGAGTATTTATTGTGTATGTTATCTCATTCAGCAACTGTTATAATTTGTGGTAGAAATTCAAAActgtttataaaaatcttaaatgaaatattgaaagTGGATGAAGATGTCTTCGACCGATTCCGAGAAACTCTGGAAAATAAATGTGCATTCTCACTAAAGTACATTGTGGGCATATGTATTTGCCAATGGTATTTAATCGTGTTACGCGTTTTAGCTGTTAAAGATACTCTTAACGTAAActcatatatttttctatttatctACGCCGTGCAAAATGCCATGGCAactattttcattgtttttacgGCGGCTTTATTAAGAATCCTAAAGATGCGTTTCGCTCACATAAACACAACCCTTAAAGGTTATACGTATAGCGAGCAACATAAGCTACAACGTATACCAGGACGAGATAGGAATGTAATTACAATGGATTCTTTTCCTGAGGattctttatttatataccGTCTGCACAATAAGTTGCTACGGATTTATCGTTCAATTAATGATTGTTGCAGCTTGATTTTGGTGGCATATATGGGTTATGCTTTCTACACTATAACAACTACTACCTATAATCTATTTGTTCAAATAACAACACAGCGCTTATCATTCAATGTGTTACAAACGTGCTTTGTGTGGCTAGCAATGCATACTTGCGTCTTGGCATTactgtcaaaaaattgtggGCAAGCCACAGATGag GCTAATGGTACTTCGCAAGTTTTGGCTCGTGTCTACGGCGCGTCTAAAGATCATCAAAATata GTGGAcaagtttttaacaaaaagtattAAGCAAGAGGTGCAATTCACTGCTTACGGATTTTTCATAATTGATAACTCCACACTTTTCAAA atCTTCTCAGCTGTAACAACTTACTTGGTTATTTTGATCCAGTTCAAACAATTGGAAGATTCAAAAATTGAAGATGACTCGAGTTAA
- the LOC120768849 gene encoding endoplasmic reticulum transmembrane helix translocase: MDHEYEGKPDLEVVARTSGANNVKLNKKSALDDLVQRVTLHIRNPIALSGIVMPFVILYLGAFYAWIFIYGVDVHYEAGLITVAVIAFIQILALLCCYWSVHVLTFLNCRNVKTPGVGVLAKVIPTANNGSSQLVQINGIRLANGNKQLYFIFQKTKYVWDEERKTFRGIAFPVHETLRHYTRSRGHETESAVKLAEQLYGLNEMKMVVPEFYELFIERATAPFFVFQIFSVALWCLDEYWYYSLFTLFMMIIFECTLVGQQLHNMSEIRKMGNKPYVLNALRQNKWRQINSDQLVPGDIVSITRSQNDNLVPCDIVLLRGNCIVDESMLTGESVPQMKESLETLDHLDKELDMEGESKLFILFGGTKVVQHTAPTKDALRAPDSGCIGYVLRTGFNTSQGKLLRTILFGVNRVTENNLETFAFILFLMVFAVAAAVYVWIKGTEDPDRSRYKLFLECTLILTSIIPPDLPIELTLAVNTSLMQLSKLFVFCTEPFRIPFAGKVEICCFDKTGTLTSDNLMVEGIAGLTDDYVVVPMEKAEDITIQAVATCHALVMLDDGLVGDPLEKAMLTAADWSLTKQDTVIPKRGKLKPLRIFHRYYFSSALKRMSVLASYLEPFSNEVYIGTVKGAPEVIQKMLKEVPKNYEKTFLEYSRRGARVLALGIKKFGPMDAQRVRDLKREDVESDLTFAGFVIISCPIKPDSKFVIKELIHASHKVVMITGDNPLTACHVAKELRFTRKKLLILTRNENTNEKCIEWQWVSIDTESVFDLKHELKALLSGNDLCITGEGLQYLREQENLYLLKILPYITVCARFAPKQKEYVITSLKHLGYYTLMCGDGTNDVGALKHAHVGVSLLSNGPIKPKKRRDITNGTASIFSDAGAYLSGNSAVNVRNLGGVRSTVTGASNTMERLTVSQRDRAMLRQRENLNATQARLQSELKDIYEETSVVKLGDASIAAPFTSKTSSIACVNHIIKQGRCTLVTTLQMFKILALNALISAYCQSVLYIDGVKFSDMQATLQGLFIAACFLCITRSKPLKNLSKTAPLPNIFNFYSVSTILCQFAVHFGALYYLTQEATERAPERTGKVKLYIDMDPEEKQTFQPNIINSTVYIICLALQVSTFAVNHKGHPFMESLRENRPLLISILVSTGLVVFLSLDISSELTETFEIVSFPEDFRKMLVLVLLADTLAAFALDRMCSFLFGETRRKPKFVDC, encoded by the exons atggaTCACGAATATGAGGGAAAACCTGACTTGGAAGTAGTTGCGAGAACATCAGGTGCTAATAACgtcaaactaaataaaaaatctgcGCTAGATGATTTAGTACAACGTGTGACTTTACATATTCGGAACCCTATAGCCCTAAGCGGCATAGTAATgccttttgttattttatatttgggcGCATTTTATGCTTGGATTTTTATTTACGGCGTTGATGTACACTATGAAGCCGGTCTTATCACAGTCGCTGTAATCGCTTTCATTCAGATTTTAGCATTACTTTGTTGCTATTGGAGTGTTCATGTACTTACATTTCTTAATTGCCGCAATGTTAAAACACCGGGGGTAGGCGTTTTAGCTAAAGTAATACCCACAGCAAACAATGGGTCATCTCAATTAGTTCAAATAAACGGCATTAGATTAGCTAACGGTAATAAGcagctatattttatttttcaaaaaacaaaatatgtttggGATGAAGAAAGGAAAACATTTCGTGGAATAGCTTTTCCTGTACACGAAACCTTACGCCATTATACGCGCAGTCGTGGACACGAAACTGAAAGTGCTGTTAAATTAGCTGAACAATTATATGggttaaatgaaatgaaaatggtTGTACCAGAGTTCTATGAATTATTCATTGAACGTGCCACAGCACCATTTTTTGTCTTTCAAATATTCTCAGTGGCTTTGTGGTGTTTGGACGAATATTGGTACTATTCTTTATTTACACTATTTATGATGATTATATTTGAGTGTACTCTTGTTGGACAACAACTTCATAATATGTCCGAGATAAGAAAAATGGGAAACAAACCATATGTGCTAAATGCTCTGCGGCAAAATAAATGGAGACAAATAAATTCTGATCAATTAGTTCCAGGAGATATTGTATCTATAACTAGATCACAAAACGATAATTTGGTTCCCTGTGACATCGTCTTACTTCGTGGTAATTGTATAGTTGATGAGAGTATGTTGACGG GGGAGTCGGTGCCTCAAATGAAAGAATCATTAGAAACGTTGGATCATTTGGATaaagaacttgatatggaaGGTGAAAGCaaattgtttattctttttggAGGAACTAAAGTTGTTCAACACACCGCTCCTACAAAGGATGCATTGCGAGCCCCTGATAGTGGTTGTATTGGTTACGTATTACGCACTGGGTTCAATACATCTCAGGGAAAATTATTAAGAACCATTCTCTTTGGTGTAAATCGCGTAACCGAAAATAATCTAGAGACTTTTGCTTTCATCCTATTTCTTATGGTATTTGCTGTTGCAGCTGCTGTTTATGTTTGGATTAAGGGCACCGAGGATCCAGATCGAAGCCGTTATAAATTATTCTTAGAGTGCACTCTAATATTGACGTCTATTATTCCACCCGATTTACCAATTGAATTAACGTTAGCAGTGAATACATCGCTTATGCAATTGTCAAAGCTCTTTGTGTTTTGCACTGAGCCATTCCGTATTCCTTTTGCTGGAAAAGTAGAAATTTGTTGTTTTGATAAGACCGGAACTCTTACATCGGATAATTTGATGGTTGAAGGGATAGCGGGCTTAACAGATGACTATGTAGTTGTACCAATGGAAAAAGCTGAAGACATAACAATACAAGCTGTCGCGACATGCCACGCCTTAGTAATGCTTGACGATGGTTTGGTTGGAGATCCACTTGAGAAGGCAATGCTTACCGCGGCCGATTGGAGTTTAACGAAACAAGACACTGTTATTCCAAAACGAGGAAAATTAAAACCTCTTCGTATTTTCCATCGTTATTATTTCTCTTCAGCATTAAAAAGGATGTCTGTATTAGCTAGCTATTTGGAACCATTTAGCAATGAAGTTTATATTGGCACTGTAAAAGGAGCCCCTGAAGTTATTcagaaaatgttaaaagaaGTCCCTAAGAATTATGAAAAG ACATTTCTTGAGTATTCTCGTCGGGGTGCACGAGTTTTAGCGTTGGGTATAAAAAAGTTCGGCCCAATGGACGCGCAACGTGTCCGAGATTTGAAAAGAGAGGATGTAGAAAGTGATTTGACTTTTGCTGGTTTTGTTATAATATCGTGTCCTATAAAACCCGATTCTAAATTTGTAATCAAAGAACTTATACATGCTTCGCACAAAGTTGTAATGATTACTGGAGATAACCCGCTTACAGCTTGTCACGTAGCCAAAGAATTACGTTTTACACGTAAAAAACTACTAATTCTTACTCGTAACGAAAACACCAATGAAAAGTGTATTGAATGGCAATGGGTTTCAATTGACACAGAGTCTGTTTTTGATCTTAAACACGAGTTGAAAGCTTTGCTGAGTGGAAATGATCTATGTATTACTGGAGAAGGCTTACAGTACCTCAGAGaacaagaaaatttatatttattaaaaatattaccgtATATTACGGTGTGCGCACGCTTTGCACCTAAACAAAAGGAATATGTTATCACTTCTTTAAAGCACCTAGGTTATTACACACTTATGTGTGGTGATGGTACCAATGATGTAGGTGCCCTTAAACATGCCCATGTAGGTGTATCTCTGCTGAGTAATGGACCAATAAAACCTAAAAAGCGGCGTGATATCACGAATGGAACCGCATCAATTTTTTCCGATGCAGGTGCATATTTATCTGGTAATTCCGCTGTAAATGTTCGAAATCTAGGTGGTGTAAGAAGTACTGTAACTGGTGCCTCCAATACGATGGAGCGTCTTACCGTATCACAGCGTGATCGTGCAATGTTACGTCAGAGAGAAAACTTAAATGCTACTCAAGCGCGGTTGCAATCTGAACTTAAAGATATATATGAGGAAACGTCTGTGGTAAAATTGGGAGATGCTAGTATAGCCGCGCCATTTACAAGCAAGACATCATCTATAGCATGTG TAAATCACATTATCAAACAAGGACGATGCACCTTGGTAACTACCCTACAAATGTTCAAAATATTAGCATTAAACGCGCTCATATCTGCTTATTGCCAATCTGTTTTGTATATTGACGGAGTCAAATTTAGTGACATGCAAGCCACTCTTCAGGGTCTCTTTATAGCTGCTTGTTTTTTATGTATAACACGTTCAAAG CCGCTGAAGAACCTATCGAAAACTGCACCATTGCCaaatatatttaacttttatagTGTATCAACGATACTTTGCCAATTTGCCGTACATTTCGGCGCACTTTACTATTTAACACAAGAGGCAACAGAGCGGGCTCCTGAAAG AACAGGGAAAGTGAAACTCTATATAGATATGGATCCAGAAGAAAAGCAAACTTTTCAACCCAATATCATAAATAGCACTGTTTACATAATTTGTCTTGCTCTACAAGTGTCTACATTCGCTGTTAACCACAAG GGGCATCCTTTTATGGAGAGTTTGCGTGAAAATCGTCCACTACTAATATCCATTTTAGTGTCAACAGGCTTAGTTGTATTTCTTTCTTTGGACATCTCATCCGAACTTACAGAAACTTTTGAAATTGTATCATTCCCCGAAGAT TTTCGCAAAATGCTTGTTCTTGTTTTGCTGGCGGATACTTTAGCTGCTTTTGCCCTGGATAGAATGTGCTCATTCCTTTTTGGAGAAACAAGACGAAAACCAAAAtttgtcgattgctaa
- the LOC120769605 gene encoding epidermal retinol dehydrogenase 2 — protein sequence MFGASSTSQQRLLHMDNPLYAILQFIWDLLVFLAKTILFTTQTIYYSLLPNYLRKMKNVSGQVVLITGGGGGVGRLLSLNFAKQNARVVIWDINQEAIKTTMDLLARNGYTCKGYVVDISDRDQVYERAAQTINEIGNIDILCNNAGVVCCRPFWDLPDRVIQNTYNINIISHYWTVKAFLPQMMQNNRGHIVTVGSVTGMLGTYGCSDYSATKFACVGFHESLLTDLKTHGYDGIHMTLICPYYINTGMFSGVRPRMFPMLHPQYVADRILEAIRKNEVWCVLPHTIRILTPLKCLLPAKVCWELMSRVIRGPESMMMFQGRGRVPAG from the exons ATGTTTGGCGCTAGCTCCACGTCTCAGCAGCGGCTTCTTCACATGGATAACCCTCTCTACGCAATCCTGCAATTCATCTGGGATTTACTCGTGTTTCTCGCAAAAACCATCTTGTTTACCACCCAAACCATATATTATTCACTACTTCCAAATTATTTGAGGAAAATGaag AATGTTTCAGGACAAGTAGTACTGATCACTGGCGGTGGAGGAGGAGTAGGACGCTTGTTGTCCCTGAACTTTGCCAAACAAAATGCTCGTGTGGTCATATGGGACATCAACCAAGAAG CTATCAAAACTACCATGGATTTACTCGCCCGAAATGGGTATACCTGTAAAGGATATGTAGTTGATATATCTGACCGTGACCAAGTGTATGAGCGAGCGGCACAAACTATTAACGAAATAGGTAATATCGATATACTATGCAATAATGCTGGTGTCGTTTGCTGCCGTCCATTCTGGGACTTACCTGATCGTGTTATACAGAATACATACAACATTAACATAATTTCCCACTATTGGACAGTGAAAGCTTTTCTTCCGCAAATGATGCAAAATAACAGGGGTCACATTGTGACTGTGGGTTCAGTGACTGGCATGTTAGGCACTTACGGTTGTAGTGATTATAGTGCAACAAAATTtgcctgcgttggatttcatgAAAGCCTCTTAACCGATTTAAAAACACACGGATATGATGGCATACACATGACATTGATTTGTCCTTATTATATCAATACCGGTATGTTCTCAGGCGTACGACCACGAATGTTTCCAATGTTGCATCCACAGTATGTTGCTGACCGCATACTTGAAGCTATTCGAAAGAACGAAGTATGGTGCGTGCTACCTCATACTATACGGATACTTACTCCACTGAAATG TCTATTGCCCGCGAAAGTGTGCTGGGAACTAATGTCAAGGGTTATCCGTGGGCCAGAATCAATGATGATGTTTCAAGGGCGGGGCAGAGTTCCCGCAGGTTAA
- the LOC120769603 gene encoding protein CROWDED NUCLEI 1-like has translation MFTGTMDLDSNRKGRLSLSKDNFQNEHITFSINKQFPNDYSNVSRHMEFSPSDNPMVAEQTNSLYLKCADSKNGEYYTCAADTELRLASMRIFATIMLNAWRRRREDVKRLLLKVEDLKKGSQKAKNQIHVYNTLFRVEQKRNDELACQLKSSLESVMQAKSSCENLNTNVISLRAERVLLEQDLAIKSKELEALTDILSQTKEQLFQSMIDQHNLRFALNKEQRSVKVLENQKNNLINELYQLTNESRETEDKYRTELVRKEIDCERANGKVKLLEAKLNDLKEKSRKLDKSADNEKRLRRETESLQKTVVTLQKALENTFVKRFYRCWDKMRMYQHKGLHVAQMCLYCLLPAVPLPATCSKQINNNNLFSQGDYSKEIRF, from the exons ATGTTCACCGGTACTATGGACTTAGACTCCAATCGAAAGGGAAGGTTAAGTTTGTCAAaggataattttcaaaatgaacacatcactttttcaataaataagcaATTTCCTAATGATTATTCTAATGTTTCGAGACATATGGAATTTTCACCCAGCGATAATCCAATGGTCGCAGAGCAAACCAATAGTCTATATCTTAAGTGTGCAGACTCAAAAAATGGGGAATATTATACCTGTGCAGCGGATACTGAGCTTCGATTAGCTAGTATGCGCATTTTTGCTACGATTATGCTGAATGCCTGGCGTCGTCGTCGCGAGGATGTGAAACGTTTATTATTGAAAGTAGAAGATCTTAAAAAAGGA TCACAAAAGGCCAAAAATCAGATTCATGTTTACAACACACTGTTTCGGGTGGAACAAAAGCGAAATGATGAGCTCGCTTGTCAACTCAAGTCTTCGttggaaagcgttatgcaggcaAAGTCTTCTTGTGAAAACCTTAACACCAATGTGATTAGTTTAAGAGCGGAACGTGTACTTCTTGAGCAAGATCTGGCAATTAAAAGCAAGGAACTTGAGGCACTTACTGATATACTAAGCCAAACCAAAGAACAGCTTTTTCAGTCGATGATAGATCAACATAATTTACGCTTTGCTCTTAACAAGGAACAACGCTCGGTGAAGGTGCTTGagaatcaaaaaaataatttaataaatgag CTATACCAGTTAACAAATGAGAGCCGCGAAACCGAAGACAAATATCGCACAGAATTGGTGCGAAAAGAAATTGATTGTGAGCGCGCCAATGGCAAGGTCAAACTTCTAGAAGCaaagttgaatgatttgaaAGA GAAGTCCCGTAAACTTGATAAATCTGCAGATAATGAAAAACGACTCCGGCGCGAAACGGAAAGTTTGCAAAAAACAGTGGTGACGCTTCAAAAAGCACTCGAAAATACATTTGTTAAACGCTTTTACAGATGCTGGGATAAGATGCGCATGTACCAACATAAGGGGCTTCACGTTGCACAGATGTGTTTGTATTGCTTGTTGCCCGCCGTGCCTCTGCCAGCTACGTGttctaaacaaataaacaacaacaacttatttAGTCAGGGAGATTACTCCAAAGAAATTAGGTTTTAA